The genomic DNA attttatttgaataaaacgaCAAGATACCATGTTAGTTGATGTCAGCTAGCTATATATTCCCGAAGTTTGCAATCTGGATATAGAGCTCTTGATTTCAGGAAAGGATACATTTTCTTATGACACATATGTGAATATTGTCATGGATAGAATGActatgaatctttttttttctttttttgttttacctgAAACgatatttaattataacatgtacCTGCATTCCCACTGTATTGGCCTAAACAAAGTGTGTAGTTGGTTTCCTCGCTGTCAATATAGAAATCAGAGTACTCAGCAAAGGCCTGAAAGCCTTTAAAATCTTCCAAATCAATTCGTACTTTGTATGATCTTCCGGACTGTCTTACAATAGCATGTATATTGTCGTTTCCTTAAACAAAtagaatataaattatataaatgtattttataaccTTAATTCTCTCCGCGCCAGAAGTCGCATAAGGCCTcaataaatgtaatttataaacTGATAATAAAGTGTCAAGTTCTTAACCTCGTCGAAAATTTGTCTAGTGTACCCAACTTAAAAACGTTTTGATTCTTTCAATATAGTGcatcatttagtctcttgtcaAAAATACCACACCATGCAAACATTTTGTTCACACGAGTACCGTCATTACCTAACACAGGGACAATTTGAATCAACATGAAGTaatcagggtttcccctgggtcaattatttttttcgccacctctttcgccaaaacaatatttttttcgccaagttacacaaatatatttttcttttacaatttttcttttttttcccagCCCCCTCCCTAAATAAGAAgtggtttttacaacaaaacaaaacatcttttcatttgaaattgatCACTAGTGCaaggtgtagtcattacattgaagggttactctcatgccaacctattgaatagatttcttcataacgacagttttcttttctacttctagaccatcgtaaataagtaaaactatatgtTTGAAACACGTCTGTCTCTGAAACGACTTTAaagtacccactcaaatcaatgatctatgtgaaagttaaatgacaaattttttATCAGGGACCTTccttgcttttgaacatttttcgtcataacaacaattttcttttctggactatcaTTAAAAGGAGGAGAGGAAGCGTAAAAAAATTGCTTCTAACACGTGCGTCGCAACGTGGTTAATAAATCCCTTTTGTGATatgtgacagaagccatttaaccatatcatacaatcaacacctttattaattagtcctttgatgtcgatagctgACCATAGCTACAAATGCAATAatctgattattgattttctgtcaaaatcttaacgaggtcaaggtgaattccgagtcgAATAAGTCAgagaaaccaaaaaaaaggtaaataaacaagatggctgaaaataaatcgttatatatatttctttcgccaaattctttcgccaatgacgaatttaaatcgccacaattattattttttcgcaaattgcgaaaatggcgaccgccagcggaaaccctgagTAATGCATATGTAGAAAGAAcagtaatttaaattttttctttGGCATCTAAAAAACTGATACAGACATTTTAGTTTCGGTGAGATCAGAAAaaatgttagtttattttccagtgtaattttttctattattatcaTCTTCTTATCAATTGTTATTAGTGTTATAGTACCatgaataagaaataaaaggCATACATGCAATATATACCTGTTCACCATAAGCCGAGACCGATACCGAAACCAAAACGGAAACCGAAACCAAAAATATTAGTGAGGTAAATGGTAAAATATCAAACTAACTCAACCATTTCACttcattatatatttggtatttGAATACACTAGATTGAATATCACGTCAATTACAAATTtacattaatatattaaaaacgcaaagttaaatttatttaagttgtgcaCAGTGCATTAATCATCAAGCTAGTTTTGTCGAAGGGAAATAATTGTACATGGTTCTAGAATACATGTAATATCGTTCCGactatataaaaattatataaaattataaagataactgttaattttcaaatgaagcAAAACGAGTAACTACAAAGGCAAACATTTGTAATTCAGTATAATTGTGTCATTACGTTTACATGTAATTTGTATCATAAGAGGAAGATCCAAAAAGCTTGTGTGCTTTTTGCATAACTACTTTCAACAATGTTTTCTctctctttctttcttttttttgtttttttcttttaacatcttcatcttcatcctccattttctttccttttcatttttatgtcaACTCTCTTAAAATGAATCGTTCAAAACCAAGGCAGTGTTTTAAAGTGGACATCTTCATATAAACTATTCATACATAAATCAAAATGGAAACAGGAAGGAAAATAAGATACATTAAATCTGGTTTTCTATGCAATAACAATAACACCATAAATTACAGATTGATGAATTCTTGACGATGCCATATATCTATATGAACATCATGTTGCAACACCATTTACTATAAGGCAGCTACCAAATCAAAATGCAATGGTCCACGATCAACACAAATTTGTCAATGAAAAAACATGTGCAAGAAGagtgtatttataaaattccatAAGACGAacgaaaatttataaaatgataggTTTTCTTTAAAGACATAGTCGGAACGGTATTGTACCTACTGTAAAACTGTGCGCAGCTCTTTCTCTACGACGAAACCttatttatgattaaaatatatcaaagataaAGAGTATCAACATCTTGAATTGTATATTATTTGCATTAGTATATTTAATTATGGTTGAatttaactaatataaaaaaggagatttggtatgattgccaatgagacaactatccacaaaaaaccaaaatgacacgaaCATTAAcaaactataggtcatcgtacggccttcaacaataagcaaagcccataccgcatagtcagctacaaaaggccccgataagcttttttgatagagtcaagttaatttattatttcaagtGATACTCCAACTAATGtattgaaatttcaaacaatattaTTGCGTAAAAGGGTTGAGCAAATTAACATTATAAACATTTCTAATTTACTTCACTACTGCTTTTGGTATCGGTTTCGGTTTCGGTATCAGCTTATGGTGAACATgtctaatattaaaaaacataccAAGCCAATACTCCGAATAGACGTATCCAAATCCCTCTTTAAAACTCCTCCAATTCATCATAAATTCAATTTCTCCATTCAATCTTCTCTGTAATACCTTAGAGCAATCATTGTTTCATTATTAACTTATATTAAATAACATAATGACAATGTTGATACGAAACAAGTTTGTTAGGTTGCATGGTAGTATTTACGGAATTTAGGTTTCTCTTTTGTTTATCCTTCTTAGGTCATAGGCTGGTCCTCTTTCTTGCAACATACAGGTATCACATATACCTTTGTCATCAATCTACATATTTTCCCAGCTGAGGGAAGGATCATGGGtagaaaaatgattttacatacCAGTGAAgatgattttttctttctttacttTGTATTAACTACATGATAAAATATCTAAAGGAACTAGTAGTCTAAGGTTTAGAAAGATAGCAGAAAGAGTAAACATTCATCAAAACCGTTTTACTTCATGtttgaatatcataattaaAACACATGATTagctgtgtatgtagattttttttggtaaatggtgatatttaaaaaaaacaataaatatcgTTAACCCTCTGTCTCatgaaatactaccgtgccacctataGTGTACAATAGTGACCTTTGTCGATAATACAGACAACaaatcgaatgaaaaaaaaaacaattctccGAGGTaggtattaccaatgttatttcaattgatcgggcggagcttacgttttaatttgcaaaagGACAGTCTATTCAAAAATGTGTGTGATgaggatgattgccgttataaatataattacttCTTTCTTTTTACCGATCATTGTCATCAAacagatatacaaaataattgagTGTACGATATGGGACGAATAAAATAGTGGTATAGCATTTATAGCATTTATATTTGCAGAAGTAGGATATATAAAAAGTATCATCTATAATACCTAGTTCTTATTATTCTGTTTGAAACTGTTCTGATTGTGAGATTTATTTTCAGcgacatttataaaaaaatatataaataaaaaattcaatatttagacCCTTTTTCCCACTTCCTTATATATGATCAATTCTATTTGCAACTACTCCCCGTGCACTATGCCCCAGCACCAtgcatataaaagaaataaacgcACTTGGAATGAGtaagtatttcaaaatgttgtttaaaaaggACAAATGCATATTGTGCAACTGATGCAGTCATAGtttgctttatatttacaaattccAAAATGTGACAAACTTTCGATGTTTCTTTGATTTGCACGAAAATCAACGGCCTTGTctcaatgtttattttgtgaATACACGtagtgtttatatatttaaaccGGATCTATAACCATACCTGGACAATTTTTTAATGAGTTCATCCCAAAGCACATGTCTATAGATGGACTTGTCTTTGATGACCGAACtggttaaactccgcccagtcgaGTGAATTAAATCAAGTAATAGGAATCTAACTATGCATGAAGGAAATAATTGTGTGGTGATTTATACTCCGCATTTGTAGACAAtaccaatgatttttttatatttcaatatcatagaattgttattatttttattttaaaattgaagtgTTAGCCCTATGTAATCCTTTATAAATTATGTGATCATTTGTTAAGgaggaaaaataaagacaatcaCGAGAaggaaaaaaatcttaaaaccaaaaatgtaaataaaaccaaaaaagaaacatattctTTGTATTTTCCTGGATACTCAGAAGTATTTCACAGGGATAAGTATACGTTATTGACAATAAAGTAAAATTGTAACAAGCAATCTgaagaataaagaatatttatttgttgttgaaaaaaaagaaaaaaaagaggaGTAACATACTGTCCAACCTCCGCCATCTGTGGTCATGTCGCAATAAACATTCATTTCCGGTCCATTTTCAGGTTGTATTTTATAGATACCGTCATAGTGTCCAGTTGGAATA from Mytilus trossulus isolate FHL-02 chromosome 8, PNRI_Mtr1.1.1.hap1, whole genome shotgun sequence includes the following:
- the LOC134727875 gene encoding ficolin-2-like, with translation MESTLGSNVLTKIRTVSSPILRDCSDIPTGHYDGIYKIQPENGPEMNVYCDMTTDGGGWTVLQRRLNGEIEFMMNWRSFKEGFGYVYSEYWLGNDNIHAIVRQSGRSYKVRIDLEDFKGFQAFAEYSDFYIDSEETNYTLCLGQYSGNAGDSMVDVDKDSLSGMMFSTWDRDNDKSDIHCSFLKGGAWWFNDCSRANINGLYTGHVYLTPTSDRSVHWKTWQLNNELKKTEMKIKPL